The proteins below are encoded in one region of Citrobacter enshiensis:
- the hyfB gene encoding hydrogenase 4 subunit B, with product MDALQLLMWSLALYVAGGVMSLLFSGRDRAAINIAGLSGVLGGLTGIGSAITQLKTGATLTWAIQTPFSFAALTVRMDSLSAFMVLVISLLVTVCALYSLAYMREYVGKGAAAMGFFMNLFIASMVGLLVMDNAFWFIVLFEIMSLASWFLVIAEQDDESVSAGMLYFFIAHAGSVLIMIAFFLMWRQSGSLDFASFRELSLSPGLASAVFLLAFFGFGAKAGMLPLHSWLPRAHPAAPSHASALMSGVMVKIGIFGILKVGIDLLAHSGIPLWWGIVVLAFGAVSAVLGVLYALAEHDIKRLLAWHTVENIGIILLGVGVGMIGLSIHQPILAAVGLLGALFHLLNHALFKGLLFLGAGAIIWRLHTRDMEKMGALAKRMPWTAGAFLIGCLAISAMPPLNGFISEWYTYQSLFAMTRFDDVALRLAGPIAIVMLAITGALAAMCFVKVYGISFCGAPRSEKAEQAQEAPWQMVVAMIVLAALCVFTGIGASWVAPQIMQIVLSFTAASTAPVAEGISLIPGEMHETLMTPSTVFLLLLALPLLPGLYWWVYRSRRGTFRRAGDAWACGYGWESAMAPSAGSFTQPLRVMFATLYRLRKQLDPSPPLASGLLHATTVARNTEPFWDEYIIAPIVRMTQRLAHKIQYLQSGDFRLYCLYVVAALVILLLIIAV from the coding sequence ATGGATGCCCTGCAATTATTGATGTGGTCGCTGGCGCTCTATGTCGCCGGCGGCGTGATGTCATTGTTATTCTCAGGACGCGATCGGGCTGCCATTAATATCGCCGGTTTATCGGGGGTTTTAGGGGGACTTACCGGCATCGGCAGTGCGATTACGCAGCTGAAAACCGGCGCGACGCTCACCTGGGCTATTCAGACCCCCTTCTCATTTGCCGCGCTGACGGTTCGAATGGACAGCCTGTCCGCCTTTATGGTGCTGGTGATTTCACTGCTGGTCACCGTCTGTGCGCTCTACTCTTTGGCCTACATGCGCGAATATGTCGGCAAGGGCGCAGCCGCGATGGGGTTCTTTATGAATCTCTTTATCGCTTCGATGGTCGGCTTGCTGGTGATGGACAATGCCTTCTGGTTTATTGTACTGTTCGAAATCATGTCGCTGGCCTCATGGTTCCTGGTGATTGCCGAACAGGATGACGAGTCCGTCAGCGCTGGCATGCTCTACTTCTTCATTGCCCACGCCGGTTCAGTTCTGATCATGATCGCCTTCTTCCTGATGTGGCGACAAAGCGGCAGCCTCGACTTCGCCAGCTTCCGGGAATTGTCACTCTCGCCCGGTCTGGCTTCTGCCGTCTTCCTGCTGGCATTTTTTGGCTTTGGCGCAAAAGCGGGGATGTTGCCGCTGCACAGTTGGTTACCCCGCGCCCACCCTGCCGCACCGTCACATGCTTCAGCGCTGATGTCGGGTGTGATGGTGAAGATCGGCATTTTCGGCATTCTCAAAGTCGGTATCGATCTCCTCGCGCATAGCGGCATTCCGCTGTGGTGGGGCATCGTCGTGCTGGCGTTTGGTGCCGTGTCTGCCGTGCTCGGCGTACTTTATGCCCTGGCGGAGCATGACATTAAGCGCCTGCTGGCCTGGCACACCGTTGAGAACATTGGCATTATTTTGCTCGGGGTCGGGGTCGGCATGATTGGCCTGTCGATACACCAGCCAATCCTGGCGGCGGTCGGCCTGCTGGGTGCCCTCTTTCACCTGCTCAATCACGCCTTGTTTAAAGGTCTGCTGTTTCTTGGCGCCGGGGCCATTATCTGGCGTTTACACACCCGCGATATGGAAAAAATGGGCGCGCTGGCGAAACGGATGCCCTGGACCGCAGGCGCGTTCCTGATTGGCTGTCTGGCCATTTCGGCGATGCCGCCGCTGAACGGTTTTATCAGTGAGTGGTACACCTACCAGTCATTATTCGCCATGACCCGCTTTGACGATGTGGCATTGCGCCTGGCGGGTCCCATAGCCATCGTGATGCTCGCCATTACGGGGGCGCTGGCCGCCATGTGTTTCGTTAAAGTCTACGGAATCAGTTTCTGCGGCGCACCGCGCAGCGAAAAAGCGGAGCAGGCGCAGGAAGCGCCCTGGCAGATGGTGGTGGCGATGATCGTGCTCGCCGCGCTGTGCGTCTTTACCGGCATTGGCGCCAGCTGGGTCGCGCCGCAAATCATGCAGATTGTGCTCTCGTTCACGGCGGCCAGCACCGCGCCTGTGGCAGAGGGAATTTCGCTGATCCCGGGCGAAATGCATGAAACCCTGATGACCCCATCAACCGTTTTCCTGTTGCTGCTCGCCTTGCCTCTCCTGCCGGGTCTCTACTGGTGGGTCTATCGCTCCAGACGCGGCACGTTTCGCCGCGCCGGGGATGCCTGGGCCTGTGGCTACGGCTGGGAAAGTGCGATGGCGCCTTCTGCTGGCAGCTTCACTCAGCCGTTGCGGGTGATGTTCGCCACACTCTATCGGTTACGCAAACAGCTCGATCCGTCACCACCGCTCGCCAGTGGCTTACTCCACGCCACGACCGTTGCGCGGAACACGGAACCGTTCTGGGATGAGTACATCATCGCCCCCATCGTTCGTATGACACAGCGTCTGGCGCACAAAATACAGTATCTGCAAAGCGGCGACTTCCGCCTGTATTGCCTGTATGTCGTGGCAGCGCTGGTCATTCTGTTACTGATTATCGCCGTCTGA
- a CDS encoding 4Fe-4S dicluster domain-containing protein, with product MNRFVIADPQWCIGCNTCLAACSDVHKKQGLQQHPRLALVRTPTHTAPVLCRHCEDAPCKQVCPVNAITRHDDAIQLNESLCIGCKLCGLVCPFGAIVPSGSRPVDVPTQFAHQAEGQLNDVPESAPALSPFLRWDAGVQAIAVKCDLCYFLPEGPACVATCVTQALHLVTDDVLRQQTRLKQQLAVDAMPDLALDPLSLTQEQR from the coding sequence ATGAACCGCTTTGTGATAGCCGATCCTCAGTGGTGTATTGGATGCAATACCTGTCTTGCTGCATGTTCAGACGTACATAAAAAGCAAGGCTTGCAGCAACATCCACGACTTGCTCTGGTGCGAACCCCCACACACACCGCGCCTGTGCTTTGTCGTCACTGCGAAGACGCCCCCTGCAAGCAGGTGTGTCCTGTCAATGCGATCACGCGCCATGATGACGCCATTCAGCTCAATGAAAGCCTTTGCATTGGCTGTAAACTTTGCGGCCTTGTCTGCCCGTTTGGCGCGATTGTCCCTTCCGGCAGTCGTCCTGTTGACGTTCCCACGCAGTTTGCCCATCAGGCGGAAGGACAACTCAATGACGTGCCGGAAAGCGCGCCGGCGCTCAGCCCCTTCCTACGCTGGGATGCGGGGGTACAAGCCATCGCCGTTAAGTGCGACCTCTGCTATTTCCTCCCCGAAGGTCCGGCGTGCGTCGCCACCTGCGTCACTCAGGCGTTGCACCTGGTCACCGACGATGTCCTGCGCCAGCAGACCAGACTGAAACAACAACTGGCTGTCGACGCGATGCCGGACCTCGCATTGGATCCTCTTTCATTGACTCAGGAGCAACGTTGA
- the bcp gene encoding thioredoxin-dependent thiol peroxidase, with product MNPLKAGDTAPKFSLPDQDGEQVNLTDFQGQRVLVYFYPKAMTPGCTVQACGLRDNMDELKKAGVEVLGVSTDKPEKLSRFAEKEVLNFTLLSDEDHKVCEQFGIWGEKSFMGKTYDGIHRISFLVDPDGKIEHVFDDFKTSNHHDVVLNWLKENA from the coding sequence ATGAACCCACTGAAAGCCGGTGATACCGCACCGAAATTTAGCTTGCCGGATCAAGACGGAGAACAAGTAAATTTAACCGACTTCCAGGGACAGCGAGTTTTGGTTTATTTCTACCCCAAAGCCATGACGCCCGGCTGTACCGTTCAAGCCTGTGGCTTACGCGATAACATGGACGAGTTAAAAAAAGCAGGTGTTGAAGTGCTGGGGGTAAGCACAGATAAACCTGAGAAGCTCTCCCGATTTGCTGAGAAGGAAGTCCTTAACTTCACGCTGCTGTCAGATGAAGATCATAAGGTTTGCGAACAATTCGGCATCTGGGGTGAAAAATCCTTTATGGGCAAAACCTACGATGGCATCCATCGCATCAGTTTTCTGGTCGATCCCGACGGGAAAATTGAACATGTGTTCGATGACTTTAAAACCAGCAATCACCACGATGTAGTGCTGAACTGGTTAAAAGAAAACGCGTAA
- a CDS encoding glycine cleavage system transcriptional repressor — MTSSSQHYLVITALGADRPGIVNTITRHVSSCGCNIEDSRLAMLGDEFTFIMLLSGSWNAITLIESTLPLKGAELDLLIVMKRTTARPRPAMPATVWVQVDVPDSPHLIERFTALFDNHQMNIAELVSRTQPAENEKAAQLFIQITAHSPASQVSVNIEHAFKSLCTELNAQGSINVVNYSHHDEQDGVK; from the coding sequence TTGACATCGTCATCGCAACATTATCTGGTCATCACTGCGCTGGGTGCCGATCGCCCGGGAATTGTGAACACTATCACCCGCCATGTCAGCAGCTGTGGCTGTAATATCGAAGACAGCCGACTGGCGATGCTGGGGGATGAGTTTACGTTTATTATGTTGTTATCGGGTTCCTGGAACGCCATCACCCTGATTGAATCGACCTTGCCGTTGAAAGGCGCAGAGCTGGATTTATTGATTGTGATGAAGCGCACGACCGCCCGTCCTCGCCCGGCCATGCCCGCCACGGTGTGGGTGCAGGTCGACGTGCCAGACTCTCCGCATTTGATTGAGCGTTTTACCGCCCTGTTCGACAACCACCAAATGAACATCGCCGAACTGGTTTCTCGCACTCAACCCGCTGAAAACGAAAAGGCTGCACAACTTTTTATTCAAATTACCGCACACAGCCCGGCATCGCAGGTTTCGGTAAATATTGAACACGCGTTTAAATCATTATGTACAGAACTCAATGCGCAAGGCAGTATAAACGTTGTCAATTATTCACATCATGATGAACAGGATGGAGTTAAGTAA
- the dapA gene encoding 4-hydroxy-tetrahydrodipicolinate synthase, whose translation MFTGSIVALVTPMDEKGNVCRSSLKKLIDYHVASGTSAIVSVGTTGESATLSHDEHADVVMMTVELADGRIPVIAGTGANATAEAISLTQRFNDSGIVGCLTVTPYYNRPTQEGLFQHFKAIAEHTDLPQILYNVPSRTGCDMLPETVGRLAKVKNIVAIKEATGNLSRVHQIKELVSDEFALLSGDDATAMDFMQLGGHGVISVTTNVAARDMAEMCKLAAEGRFAEARVINQRLMPLHNKLFVEPNPIPVKWACKELGLVATDTLRLPMTPITDNGREIVKAALKHAGLL comes from the coding sequence ATGTTCACGGGAAGTATTGTCGCGCTTGTTACACCGATGGATGAAAAAGGTAATGTCTGCCGGTCAAGCCTTAAAAAACTGATTGATTATCATGTCGCTAGCGGCACTTCGGCGATTGTTTCTGTTGGCACCACCGGCGAGTCCGCCACGCTGAGTCATGATGAGCATGCCGACGTGGTGATGATGACGGTGGAGCTGGCTGATGGACGTATTCCGGTGATCGCCGGAACAGGCGCCAATGCGACTGCGGAAGCCATTAGCCTGACTCAGCGTTTCAACGACAGTGGAATTGTCGGTTGCCTGACGGTGACGCCGTACTACAACCGTCCGACGCAGGAAGGGCTGTTCCAGCATTTCAAAGCCATCGCTGAGCATACTGACCTGCCGCAAATTCTGTATAATGTGCCATCCCGTACTGGCTGCGATATGCTGCCGGAAACCGTTGGTCGCCTGGCGAAGGTGAAAAATATTGTCGCAATTAAAGAGGCGACAGGGAACTTAAGTCGTGTTCACCAGATCAAAGAGCTGGTTTCAGATGAGTTCGCTCTGCTTAGCGGTGATGACGCGACCGCGATGGACTTTATGCAGCTCGGTGGTCATGGCGTGATTTCTGTAACGACTAACGTTGCGGCGCGCGATATGGCTGAAATGTGCAAACTGGCGGCAGAAGGGCGTTTTGCCGAGGCGCGCGTGATCAACCAGCGCCTGATGCCGTTACACAACAAACTATTTGTCGAACCCAATCCTATCCCGGTGAAATGGGCATGTAAGGAGTTGGGTCTTGTAGCGACCGATACGCTGCGCCTGCCAATGACGCCGATCACGGATAATGGTCGTGAGATTGTCAAAGCGGCGCTTAAGCATGCCGGTTTGCTGTAA
- the bamC gene encoding outer membrane protein assembly factor BamC — MAYSVQKSRLAKVAGVSLVMLLAACSSDSRYKRQVSGDESYLDAAPLAELHAPAGMILPVQTGDYNIPVTNGSGAVGKALDIRPPAQPLALVSGARTQFTGDTATLLVENGRGNTLWPQVVSLIQSKNYSIEKRDDATQTLTTGWVDWNRLDEDEQYRGRYQISVKPQGYQQAVSVKLVNLEQAGKPVADAASLQRYSAEMMNVISAGLDKTATDAANAAQNRSAATMDVQSAADDTGLPMLVVRGPFNVVWQRLPAALEKVGMKVTDSTRSKGSLAVTYKPLSDSDWQELGASDPGLVSGDYKLQVGDLDNRSSLQFIDPKGHTLTQSQNDALVAVFQAAFSK; from the coding sequence ATGGCTTACTCAGTACAAAAGTCGCGCCTGGCCAAGGTTGCGGGTGTTTCGCTTGTTATGCTGCTCGCTGCCTGTAGTTCTGACTCGCGCTACAAGCGCCAGGTGAGCGGTGATGAATCCTATCTGGATGCCGCACCGCTTGCTGAACTTCATGCCCCTGCAGGGATGATTCTGCCGGTGCAAACAGGCGACTACAACATTCCGGTGACCAACGGCAGCGGTGCTGTGGGCAAAGCGCTGGACATTCGTCCGCCAGCTCAGCCGTTAGCGCTGGTCAGCGGTGCGCGTACCCAGTTTACTGGCGATACCGCAACCCTGCTGGTGGAAAACGGGCGTGGCAACACGCTGTGGCCACAGGTTGTTAGTCTGATTCAGTCTAAAAACTACTCGATTGAGAAACGTGATGATGCCACTCAGACGCTGACGACCGGTTGGGTTGACTGGAACCGTCTGGACGAAGACGAGCAGTATCGCGGACGCTATCAAATCTCTGTTAAACCGCAGGGTTATCAGCAGGCTGTCTCAGTGAAACTGGTTAACCTGGAACAGGCGGGTAAACCGGTTGCCGATGCGGCGTCGTTGCAGCGTTACAGCGCTGAGATGATGAACGTCATTTCTGCGGGCCTCGATAAGACGGCCACTGACGCGGCGAATGCGGCGCAGAATCGTTCTGCTGCGACCATGGACGTACAGAGTGCGGCCGACGACACCGGTCTGCCAATGCTGGTGGTACGTGGTCCGTTTAACGTCGTCTGGCAGCGTCTGCCGGCAGCGCTTGAAAAAGTGGGCATGAAAGTGACCGACAGCACGCGCTCGAAGGGCAGTCTTGCCGTGACTTACAAACCGCTTTCTGACAGTGACTGGCAGGAACTGGGCGCAAGCGATCCGGGACTGGTTTCCGGCGATTATAAATTGCAGGTCGGTGATTTAGATAACCGCAGCAGCTTGCAGTTTATCGATCCGAAGGGGCATACCCTGACGCAATCGCAAAACGATGCCCTGGTTGCTGTATTCCAGGCTGCATTCAGTAAGTAA
- the purC gene encoding phosphoribosylaminoimidazolesuccinocarboxamide synthase, whose product MQKQAELYRGKAKTVYSTENPDLLVLEFRNDTSAGDGARIEQFDRKGMVNNKFNHFIMTKLAEAGIPTQMERLLSDTECLVKKLDMVPVECVVRNRAAGSLVKRLGVEEGIELNPPLFDLFLKNDAMHDPMINDSYCETFGWVSKENLARMKELTYKANDVLKKLFDDAGLILVDFKLEFGLYKGEVVLGDEFSPDGSRLWDKETLDKMDKDRFRQSLGGLIEAYEAVAHRLGVKLD is encoded by the coding sequence ATGCAAAAGCAAGCTGAGTTGTATCGTGGTAAAGCGAAGACCGTATACAGCACGGAAAACCCGGACCTGTTGGTGCTCGAATTCCGCAATGATACGTCAGCAGGGGATGGCGCGCGCATTGAACAATTTGATCGCAAAGGGATGGTGAACAACAAATTCAACCATTTCATTATGACCAAACTGGCAGAAGCGGGTATCCCGACCCAGATGGAGCGACTGCTTTCCGACACCGAGTGTCTGGTGAAAAAGCTGGATATGGTGCCGGTAGAGTGTGTGGTACGTAATCGCGCGGCAGGCTCTCTGGTGAAACGCTTAGGCGTAGAGGAAGGCATTGAACTGAACCCGCCGTTGTTCGATCTGTTCCTGAAAAACGACGCCATGCATGATCCGATGATCAACGATTCTTACTGCGAAACCTTTGGTTGGGTGAGCAAAGAGAATCTGGCACGGATGAAAGAGTTAACTTACAAAGCCAACGATGTGCTGAAAAAGCTGTTTGATGATGCGGGTCTGATTCTGGTCGACTTCAAACTGGAATTCGGTCTGTACAAAGGCGAAGTGGTACTGGGTGATGAGTTCTCTCCGGACGGCAGCCGTCTGTGGGATAAAGAGACGCTGGATAAAATGGACAAAGACCGTTTCCGTCAGAGTCTTGGCGGCCTGATCGAAGCCTATGAAGCTGTCGCACACCGCCTGGGTGTAAAGTTAGACTAA
- a CDS encoding neutral zinc metallopeptidase produces MRWQGRRESDNVEDRRNSTGGGPSMGGPGFRLPSGKGGIILLIVVLVAGYYGVDLSGLMTGEPVSQQQSTRSISPNDDEAAKFTSVILATTEDTWGQQFEKMGRTYQQPKLVMYRGATRTGCGAGQSVMGPFYCPADGTVYIDLSFYDDMKNKLGADGDFAQGYVIAHEVGHHVQKLLGIEPKVRQLQQNASQTEANQLSVRMELQADCFAGVWGNSMKHQGVLESGDLEEALNAAQAIGDDRLQQQGQGRIVPDSFTHGTSEQRYSWFKRGFDSGDPAQCNTFGKGF; encoded by the coding sequence ATGCGCTGGCAAGGGCGTCGTGAAAGTGACAATGTGGAAGACCGGCGCAACAGCACCGGTGGTGGCCCCTCCATGGGCGGTCCTGGCTTTCGTTTGCCGAGTGGCAAAGGCGGCATCATTCTACTGATTGTGGTGCTGGTGGCGGGTTATTACGGTGTGGATTTAAGCGGGTTAATGACCGGTGAACCAGTCTCGCAACAACAATCGACACGTTCCATCAGCCCAAATGATGATGAAGCGGCAAAATTTACCTCGGTGATCCTGGCAACAACAGAAGACACCTGGGGGCAACAGTTTGAAAAGATGGGGCGTACCTACCAGCAACCGAAGTTGGTGATGTACCGTGGCGCGACCCGTACGGGCTGCGGCGCGGGCCAGTCGGTGATGGGGCCGTTTTACTGCCCGGCGGACGGTACCGTCTACATCGATCTCTCGTTCTATGATGACATGAAGAACAAACTGGGCGCTGATGGCGATTTCGCTCAGGGCTATGTGATTGCCCATGAAGTGGGACATCATGTGCAAAAACTGCTGGGCATTGAGCCGAAAGTGCGTCAGTTGCAGCAGAACGCGTCGCAGACAGAAGCAAACCAGCTTTCCGTGCGTATGGAACTACAGGCGGATTGTTTTGCCGGGGTCTGGGGCAACAGCATGAAACATCAGGGCGTGCTGGAATCGGGCGATCTGGAAGAAGCGCTGAATGCCGCTCAGGCGATTGGCGACGATCGCCTGCAACAGCAGGGTCAGGGGCGGATTGTCCCGGACAGCTTTACGCACGGAACATCTGAGCAGCGTTACAGCTGGTTTAAACGCGGATTTGATAGCGGCGACCCTGCACAATGTAATACCTTTGGCAAAGGCTTTTAA
- a CDS encoding tRNA(Met) cytidine acetyltransferase TmcA: MSENNVLSTLTAQMAQEGIRRLLVLSGDERWCGEQALMLRDALAGDWLWVASEAPVEPHCRPQALQTLLGREFRHAVFDARQGFDAAAFAALSGTLQAGSWLVLLTPAYAVWENHPDEDSLRWSDCPQPIPTPHFVQHFKRCIARDEQVLHWQQHQPFSWPHFPARDDWQPASGEPQPEQAEILQQLLQMPSGVATVTAARGRGKSALAGQLIRRIGGTAIVTAPAKAATDVLAQFAGDKFRFIAPDALLAGAESADWLIVDEAAALPAPLLHRLVARFPRTLLTTTVQGYEGTGRGFLLKFCAHFAHLQRFELRQPIRWAQGCPLEKTVSDALVFDDETFAQTPLGNIRISAFEQDVWRTNPELPLAVYRLLSGAHYRTSPLDLRRMMDAPGQHFLQASGTDRVAGAVWLVDEGGLSASLSQAVWAGYRRPRGNLVAQSLAAHGGCPLAATLTGRRVSRIAVHPTRQREGLGQQLIAQASADASRLDYLSVSFGFTATLWRFWQRCGFILVRMGNHREASSGCFTAMAILPVSEAGKQLAEREHHRLRRDAMALSHWNGEAVPVIPLKEATLNDDDWQALAGFAFAHRPLLTSVGSLSRLLETCCLPLPALRGRLQDKDSEAQLCARLDLSGRKALLAMQRAEVAQALATLDAGRAQRLHDRILQWQFFH, from the coding sequence ATGTCGGAAAACAATGTGCTGAGTACCTTAACTGCGCAAATGGCGCAGGAGGGAATACGTCGTCTGCTGGTGCTCAGTGGCGATGAACGCTGGTGCGGCGAACAGGCGCTCATGCTTCGCGACGCGTTAGCGGGCGACTGGCTGTGGGTCGCGTCTGAAGCACCCGTTGAGCCGCACTGTCGGCCCCAGGCGCTGCAGACATTACTGGGGCGAGAGTTTCGTCATGCGGTATTTGATGCGCGACAGGGGTTTGACGCCGCCGCGTTTGCCGCGTTGAGCGGTACGCTCCAGGCGGGAAGCTGGCTGGTATTACTGACGCCTGCCTACGCCGTTTGGGAAAATCACCCTGACGAAGATTCGCTACGCTGGAGCGACTGCCCACAACCGATTCCCACCCCCCATTTTGTACAACATTTTAAGCGATGCATCGCCCGCGATGAGCAGGTGTTGCACTGGCAACAACATCAGCCCTTCTCGTGGCCGCACTTTCCAGCCCGTGACGACTGGCAGCCCGCATCGGGTGAGCCGCAGCCTGAACAAGCCGAAATTTTGCAGCAGTTGTTGCAGATGCCTTCCGGCGTGGCCACTGTCACCGCCGCGCGTGGTCGGGGAAAATCGGCGTTGGCAGGGCAGTTGATCCGGCGAATCGGCGGTACGGCGATTGTGACGGCACCGGCAAAAGCGGCAACGGACGTGCTGGCGCAGTTCGCGGGTGACAAATTTCGTTTTATTGCACCGGATGCGTTGCTGGCGGGCGCTGAATCTGCAGACTGGCTGATTGTTGATGAAGCCGCCGCACTGCCCGCTCCGCTGCTTCATCGCCTGGTTGCGCGGTTTCCCCGCACGCTGTTGACCACCACCGTTCAGGGTTACGAAGGCACTGGCCGCGGCTTTTTACTGAAGTTTTGCGCTCACTTTGCGCATCTGCAGCGTTTTGAGTTGCGCCAGCCGATCCGCTGGGCGCAAGGATGCCCGTTGGAAAAAACAGTCAGCGACGCACTGGTTTTTGATGACGAAACATTCGCGCAGACCCCGCTGGGCAATATTCGTATCTCGGCGTTTGAACAGGATGTCTGGCGCACAAATCCGGAACTGCCGCTGGCGGTATATCGACTGCTCTCCGGCGCGCACTATCGTACATCGCCACTGGATTTGCGCCGCATGATGGATGCTCCCGGCCAGCATTTTCTTCAGGCCTCGGGGACTGACCGTGTGGCTGGCGCCGTCTGGCTGGTGGATGAAGGCGGATTATCCGCCAGTCTGAGTCAGGCGGTCTGGGCGGGCTACCGCCGACCCCGAGGCAATCTGGTTGCGCAATCACTGGCGGCGCATGGGGGCTGCCCGCTGGCGGCAACGCTGACGGGGCGACGCGTGAGCCGCATTGCCGTACATCCCACACGGCAACGTGAAGGCCTTGGTCAACAGTTGATCGCGCAGGCCAGTGCCGACGCGTCTCGACTGGATTATCTCTCCGTCAGCTTTGGCTTCACCGCAACATTGTGGCGCTTCTGGCAACGCTGTGGATTCATCCTCGTCCGGATGGGGAACCATCGGGAAGCGAGTAGCGGGTGTTTTACGGCGATGGCTATTTTGCCTGTTAGCGAGGCGGGGAAACAACTGGCAGAGCGTGAGCATCACCGGCTGCGACGAGATGCGATGGCGTTGTCTCACTGGAACGGTGAAGCGGTTCCGGTTATCCCGCTGAAAGAGGCTACGCTTAATGATGATGACTGGCAGGCGCTGGCAGGTTTTGCTTTTGCCCATCGTCCGCTGCTGACGTCAGTGGGAAGTCTTAGTCGTCTGCTGGAGACCTGCTGTCTCCCGCTTCCTGCATTACGTGGACGTCTGCAGGACAAAGACAGTGAAGCGCAATTGTGCGCCAGACTGGATCTGTCAGGGCGTAAAGCGCTGCTGGCCATGCAGAGAGCGGAAGTAGCGCAGGCGCTGGCAACGCTGGATGCCGGACGCGCGCAGCGGTTACACGATCGTATTTTGCAATGGCAATTTTTTCACTAA
- the ypfH gene encoding esterase: MKHDHFVVQRPAQPAQQLLLLFHGVGDNPVAMGELGRWFIPLFPEALIVSIGGAEPCGPAPGRQWFSVQGVTEENRQARVDAIMPVFVDTIRYWQQQSGVSAKATALIGFSQGAIMSLESVKAHSGLASRVIAFNGRYASLPETATTATTVHLIHGGEDRVIELSHAVAAQTALLRAGGDVTLDIVEDLGHAIDDRSMQFALDHLRYTVPKHYFDEALSGGTPHDDDVIEMI, from the coding sequence ATGAAACATGACCATTTTGTTGTTCAACGTCCTGCCCAACCCGCACAACAGTTGTTGCTGCTGTTTCATGGCGTGGGTGACAACCCGGTTGCGATGGGGGAATTGGGGCGCTGGTTTATTCCCCTGTTCCCGGAGGCGCTGATTGTCAGCATTGGGGGCGCAGAACCCTGTGGCCCGGCACCGGGACGCCAGTGGTTTTCCGTGCAGGGCGTGACGGAAGAAAATCGTCAGGCGCGGGTAGACGCTATCATGCCGGTCTTCGTTGATACCATTCGCTACTGGCAACAGCAAAGTGGGGTGAGCGCGAAAGCCACGGCGCTGATTGGCTTTTCGCAAGGCGCAATTATGTCGCTCGAAAGCGTGAAAGCGCATTCAGGGCTGGCCTCCAGAGTGATTGCGTTTAATGGTCGCTACGCCAGTCTGCCGGAAACCGCGACAACGGCGACGACCGTGCATCTGATTCACGGCGGTGAGGATCGGGTGATTGAGTTATCGCATGCGGTGGCGGCCCAGACCGCATTGTTGCGGGCGGGGGGCGATGTCACGCTGGATATCGTGGAAGATTTAGGTCACGCCATTGATGACCGCAGTATGCAGTTTGCACTCGATCATCTGCGCTATACCGTACCGAAGCATTACTTCGATGAAGCGCTGAGCGGCGGTACGCCCCATGATGATGATGTGATTGAGATGATCTGA
- a CDS encoding YpfN family protein — MDWLAQYWWVLILVFLVGVLLNVIKDLKRVDHKKFLANKPDLPPHRDFNDKWDDDDDWPKKDQPKK; from the coding sequence ATGGACTGGCTGGCACAATATTGGTGGGTTCTGATACTGGTATTTTTGGTAGGCGTACTGCTGAACGTGATCAAAGATCTCAAGCGCGTCGACCATAAAAAATTCCTCGCCAATAAGCCGGATCTTCCCCCACATCGTGACTTTAACGACAAGTGGGACGATGACGACGATTGGCCAAAGAAAGATCAACCGAAGAAGTAA